A section of the Polyodon spathula isolate WHYD16114869_AA chromosome 29, ASM1765450v1, whole genome shotgun sequence genome encodes:
- the LOC121302414 gene encoding UPF0561 protein C2orf68 homolog, whose protein sequence is MEVLREEEAAMGPEFDRQTKFKPRGRLDMKHGFLHHIRRNQIARDDYDKEVKQAKEKQRKRHTTTATPTRPRRPDIQVYHPRRRSGPETSPGLENEEWNESSSSTDPDQQGTELFCLEYEADGGEVTSFIVHKEDAPDKVVEMVAARNSLDSVMKAALRARIQEEMDKRSAKR, encoded by the exons ATGGAAGTCTTGCGGGAGGAGGAAGCCGCAATGGGACCGGAGTTTGACCGCCAGACAAAATTCAAGCCCAGAGGCCGCTTGGACATGAAACACGGATTTCTGCACCACATCCGCAGGAACCAGATTGCCAG AGATGACTATGACAAGGAGGTGAAGCAAGCCAAGGAGAAACAGAGAAAGAGACACACGACCACTGCCACGCCCACCCGGCCGCGGCGCCCAGACATCCAGGTGTACCACCCCCGGCGCAGGA GTGGTCCAGAGACCTCTCCGGGCCTGGAAAACGAGGAATGGAACGAGAGCAGCTCGAGCACTGATCCCGACCAGCAAGGCACGGAGCTGTTCTGCTTGGAGTATGAAGCTGATGGCGGGGAGGTCACCTCATTCATTGTACACAAG GAGGATGCCCCTGACAAGGTGGTGGAGATGGTTGCTGCAAGAAACAGCCTGGACTCTGTGATGAAGGCAGCTTTGCGGGCTCGAATCCAGGAGGAGATGGACAAGCGCAGTGCTAAGCGCTGA
- the LOC121302413 gene encoding U4/U6.U5 tri-snRNP-associated protein 2, producing the protein MSMKRERDPELEEEDEDEVPAKAMRCKEVSEDCRSRHCPYLDTINRSVLDFDFEKLCSISLSHINVYACLICGKYFQGRGLKSHAYTHSVQFSHHVFLNLHTLKFYCLPDNYEIIDSSLEDITYVLKPTFTKKHIANLDKQGKLYRAYDGTTYLPGIVGLNNIKANDYANVVLQALSNVPPLRNYFLEEENYRSIKRPPGDIMFLLVQRFGELMRKLWNPRNFKAHVSPHEMLQAVVLCSKKNFQITKQGDAVDFLSWFVNALHGALGGTKKKPSIITKVFQGSMRIFSKKLPHPDLPAEEKEALLLNEEYQEKMSESTFLYLTLDLPTAPLYKDEKEQLIIPQVPLFSILSKFNGSTEKEYKTYKENFLKRFQLTQLPPYLIFCIKRFTKNNFFVEKNPTIVNFPITNVDLREYLTEEAQVTEKNTTYDLVANVVHDGKPSEGAYRIHVLHHGTGKWYELQDLQVTDILPQMITLSEAYIQIWKRREDDDEINQHGA; encoded by the exons ATGTCGATGAAGAGGGAGAGAGACCCTGAACTGGAGGAGGAGGACGAAGATGAGG tTCCAGCGAAGGCAATGAGATGCAAGGAAGTTAGTGAAGACTGTCGAAGCCGACATTGCCCTTACCTGGACACCATTAACAG GAGTGTCCTGGATTTTGATTTTGAGAAGCTGTGCTCCATTTCACTCTCCCATATCAACGTCTACGCCTGTCTCATCTGTGGGAAATATTTCCAAG GTCGTGGTTTGAAGTCTCATGCCTACACACACAGCGTTCAGTTCAGCCATCATGTTTTCCTTAACCTGCACACCCTTAAGTTTTACTGCCTGCCGGACAATTATGAGATCATCGACTCCTCCTTGGAGGACATCACA TATGTACTGAAGCCTACCTTTACAAAGAAGCACATCGCTAACCTGGACAAGCAAGGCAAACTCTACCGTGCTTACGATGGTACCACCTACCTGCCGGGCATCGTGGGATTGAACAACATCAAGGCGAATGACTATGCCAACGTGGTGCTGCAG GCGCTGTCGAACGTACCCCCGCTGCGTAACTATTTCCTGGAGGAGGAGAATTACCGGTCCATCAAGCGGCCGCCTGGAGACATAATGTTCCTGCTGGTGCAGCGCTTTGGGGAGCTCATGAGGAAGCTGTGGAACCCGCGCAACTTCAAGGCTCACGTCTCGCCCCACGAGATGCTGCAGGCTGTCGTCCTGTGCAGCAAGAAGAACTTCCAGATCACCAAACAGG GTGATGCTGTGGACTTTCTGTCCTGGTTTGTGAATGCCTTGCATGGGGCTCTCGGGGGAACAAAGAAAAAGCCCT CAATAATTACAAAGGTGTTTCAGGGGTCCATGCGCATTTTCTCCAAGAAGCTCCCTCACCCTGATCTG CCTGCAGAGGAGAAAGAGGCGCTGCTGCTGAACGAGGAATACCAAGAGAAGATGTCCGAATCGACCTTCCTGTACCTGACCCTCGACCTACCCACTGCCCCTCTCTACAAGGATGAGAAGGAGCAGCTTATTATTCCACAGGTCCCCCTCTTCAGCATCCTCAGCAAGTTCAACGGCAGCACTGAGAAG GAATACAAAACCTACAAGGAAAACTTCCTGAAGAGGTTTCAGCTGACCCAGCTGCCTCCCTACCTCATCTTCTGCATCAAGAGATTCACAAAAAACAACTTCTTTGTTGAGAAGAACCCCACCATTGTCAACTTCCCTATCAC AAACGTTGACCTGCGGGAGTACCTTACTGAGGAAGCTCAGGTGACAGAAAAGAACACAACATATGACCTTGTGGCTAACGTCGTGCATGACGGGAAACCATCAGAGGGGGCTTATAGAATCCACGTGCTGCACCAT GGGACAGGGAAATGGTATGAACTCCAGGATCTTCAGGTGACTGACATCCTGCCCCAGATGATTACGCTCTCGGAGGCTTATATTCAG ATCTGGAAGAGACGAGAGGACGATGATGAGATTAATCAGCATGGTGCGTGA